The genome window TCTTTCAGGCGATCGCTGGCGTGGACGGAAGAGCTGGTGGTTTCCAGATCCAACTTCCGAGTTTCCGCAGCTGGCAAGGCAGAGCCGCCATTTTCCGGCAGCATGGAAGGCGTGACGGGACGCAGTCCTTCAAAGAGCGACTGCTGCTGTCCGGTGAGGAAGCGCAGGTGCAGCCAGCGGAAGATGTAGTCCATGATGGACTTGGCGTGGCCGATATCGGGATTGGTGCTCCAGCCGGAGGGCTCGAAGCGGGTGTGCGAGAACTTCTCGCACAGCAGCTTCAGGGGGACGCCGTGCTGCAGGGCGAGGGAGGCGGCGCAGGCGAAGCTATCCACCAGGCCACTGACGGTGGAACCTTCCTTGGCCATGGTGATGAAGAGCTCGCCGGGCTCGCCGTTCTTGTAGAGCCCGACGGTGATGTAGCCGTCGTGGCCGCCCACGTTGAACTTGTGGGTGACGGAGAGGCGCTCGTCCGCCAGCTTGTGGCGGATGGCGCGGGGCGGAGCGTCCAGGTTCTGCTCCAGCGCAGCCGGGGACGGCCGTGCCACACGGTCCGTGCTGGAGGATTTCGCCGTCGCGGTGCCGGCGGCGGAGAGTGGCTGCGACTTCTTGCAGCCGTCACGGTAGACGGCCACGGCCTTGATGCCCTGCTTCCAGGCTTCGATGTATGCCTCGGAGATGTCCTCAACCGTCGCATTCTCCGGCAGGTTCACGGTCTTCGAAATGGCGCCGGAGATGAAGGGCTGCGTTGCGGCCATCATGCGCAGGTGGCCCAGGTAGTGGATGGAGCGCGTGCCCTTGGCGGGCTTGAACGAGCAGTCGAAGACGGGCAAGTGCTCGGCCTTGACGTGGGGCGCGCCCTCGATGGTTCCGGTGGCGTCAATGAAGCTGACGATGGCGCTCGCCTGGTCGCTGGTGTAGCCCAGCTTGAACAGGGCCGAGGGCACGGTGTTGTTCACGATCTTGATCATGCCGCCGCCCACCAGCTTCTTGTACTTCACCAGCGCCAGGTCGGGCTCGATGCCGGTAGTGTCGCAGTCCATCATGAAGCCGATGGTGCCGGTGGGCGCGAGCACCGTGACCTGGGAGTTGCGGTAGCCGTGCTTCTCGCCGTGGGCGAGGGCGTCGTCCCAGCACTGCCGGGAGGCTTCGTAGACCCCGGCGGGCACGTGGGCGTGGTCAATTCTGTTGACCGAGGCGCGGTGCATGCGGATGACGTCCAGAAACGGCTCGCGGTTGACGTAGAAGCCGGGGCAGGCGGCGCCCCCGTCCTTGCCCAGCTCGGAGCGCTTGGCGGCGGTGAGTTCGGTGGCGGGCTCGATGGGCGGGCAGAGTTCGGCGATGCGCGCCGATTGCAGATAGCTCTCGCCGCACATGATGGCGGTGACGCAGGCGGCGTAGTCGCGTCCGGCATCGGAGTCGTAGGGCAGCCCGGCGGCCATCAGCAGCGCGCCCAGGTTGGCGTAGCCCAGGCCCAGCGGCCGGTAGTCGTGCGAGTTGCGCGCGATGGATTCGGTGGGATAACTGGCGTTGTCCACCAGGATCTCCTGCGCCGTGATCAGGATGTCCACGGCGTAGCGGTAGGCGGCGACGTCGAAGGTCCCGTTGGGCGCGAACTTCAGCAGGTTGAGCGAGGCCAGGTTGCAGGCCGAGTCGTCCAGGAACATGTATTCCGAGCAGGGGTTCGAAGCGTTGATGCGGTCCGTGTTCTTGGAGGTGTGCCAGCGGTTGACGGTGGTGTCGTACTGCATGCCGGGATCACCGCACTGCCAGGTGGCTTGCGCGATCTTGCGCATCAGGTCGCGGGCCTTGTAGGTGTTGACGGCGCGGTCGGGATGCAGCACGGAGCGGGTGGAGAAATCGGCGTCGCCCTCCACCGCCTGCATGAACTCGTCGGTCACGCGGACGGAGTTGTTGGCGTTCTGGAAGAAGATGGAAGAATAGGCTTCGGAGTCGGGGGAGGAGCCGTCGTACCCGGATTGCACCAGAGTCCAGGCCTTGGCCTCTTCGCGGGCCTTGCACTCGATGAAGTCCACGATGTCCGGGTGGTCCACGTTGAGGATCACCATCTTGGCGGCCCGGCGGGTCTTGCCGCCGGACTTGATGACGCCGGCAAAGGCGTCGAAGCCCTTCATGAAGCTGAGCGGCCCCGAGGCGATGCCTCCGCCCGAGAGTCCTTCGATGGAAGAGCGCAGCGGGGAGAGGTTCGTTCCCGTCCCCGAACCCCACTTGAAGAGCATGCCCTCGGTCTTGGCCAGGGTGAGGATGGAGTCGAGCGAATCCTTGATGGAGTTGATGAAGCAGGCGGAGCACTGCGGGTAGCGGTAGCCGGTGCGGCCGAACTCGACGCGGGCGAGCTGCGGGCTCCAGTGCCAGTTCTGGGCGTCGGAGTTGGGCTCGATGCGGTCGCAGCCCACGTTGAACCACACCGGCGAGTTGAACGCCGCCTTCTGCTGCACCAGGATGTGCACCAACTCGTCGTGGAAGGTCTGGCCGTCGTCGGCGCTGCGGAAGTAGCCCTGGGCCTGTCCCCAGTCGCGGATGGTCTCGGCCACGCGGGTGATGAGCGCGCGCACACCGTTCTCGCGCTCCGGGGCGCCCAGCTTGCCGTGCAGATACTTCGAGGCCACGATGTTGGTGGCGGTCATGGACCAGTCCTTGGGGACCTCGACGTCCAGCTGCTCGAAGATGCTGTTGCCTTGGGAATCGGAGATGGACGCGGTGCGGCGCTCCCACTCGACTTCGCTGTAGGGCGAGACGTCCGCCTTGGTGAAATATCGCTTGAAGGTCAGCCCGGGAGCCGCTTTGCGCTTCTCCGGCGCCGCTTGCGCCTCGACTTTGGCGGCCGTCTTGGGGGTAGTTTCATTCTTTTGGGTCACATCAGACATCTGGGGTCTCCTCGGTGCAGTTCCCATCTCTCGGTTCTCCTCTTTCTCGCTTCTAGAAGCCGGCGGGGAGCGGCGCTGGCCGCAGGTCCCGCGGGGCAAGATCTTGATTGCTGTGCGCGGCCGGCGCGGCGGGGGCCGGAACGTCGATGGCCTCCGACTGCGTCGCCAGCCATTGCTGCATCGCGGCGGCTACCGCCTGCCGTTCGCCCGCCTCGGCGATCACGGCGTAGCGCACGTAGCAGCGCGCCGCGCTTAGACGCTGGTGATAGATGCTGTCCACAGCGAACAGGCGGCTCAGGGAGCGGGCTAGGTCGTCCGCAGC of Terriglobales bacterium contains these proteins:
- a CDS encoding vitamin B12-dependent ribonucleotide reductase, translating into MSDVTQKNETTPKTAAKVEAQAAPEKRKAAPGLTFKRYFTKADVSPYSEVEWERRTASISDSQGNSIFEQLDVEVPKDWSMTATNIVASKYLHGKLGAPERENGVRALITRVAETIRDWGQAQGYFRSADDGQTFHDELVHILVQQKAAFNSPVWFNVGCDRIEPNSDAQNWHWSPQLARVEFGRTGYRYPQCSACFINSIKDSLDSILTLAKTEGMLFKWGSGTGTNLSPLRSSIEGLSGGGIASGPLSFMKGFDAFAGVIKSGGKTRRAAKMVILNVDHPDIVDFIECKAREEAKAWTLVQSGYDGSSPDSEAYSSIFFQNANNSVRVTDEFMQAVEGDADFSTRSVLHPDRAVNTYKARDLMRKIAQATWQCGDPGMQYDTTVNRWHTSKNTDRINASNPCSEYMFLDDSACNLASLNLLKFAPNGTFDVAAYRYAVDILITAQEILVDNASYPTESIARNSHDYRPLGLGYANLGALLMAAGLPYDSDAGRDYAACVTAIMCGESYLQSARIAELCPPIEPATELTAAKRSELGKDGGAACPGFYVNREPFLDVIRMHRASVNRIDHAHVPAGVYEASRQCWDDALAHGEKHGYRNSQVTVLAPTGTIGFMMDCDTTGIEPDLALVKYKKLVGGGMIKIVNNTVPSALFKLGYTSDQASAIVSFIDATGTIEGAPHVKAEHLPVFDCSFKPAKGTRSIHYLGHLRMMAATQPFISGAISKTVNLPENATVEDISEAYIEAWKQGIKAVAVYRDGCKKSQPLSAAGTATAKSSSTDRVARPSPAALEQNLDAPPRAIRHKLADERLSVTHKFNVGGHDGYITVGLYKNGEPGELFITMAKEGSTVSGLVDSFACAASLALQHGVPLKLLCEKFSHTRFEPSGWSTNPDIGHAKSIMDYIFRWLHLRFLTGQQQSLFEGLRPVTPSMLPENGGSALPAAETRKLDLETTSSSVHASDRLK